The proteins below are encoded in one region of Triticum aestivum cultivar Chinese Spring chromosome 1B, IWGSC CS RefSeq v2.1, whole genome shotgun sequence:
- the LOC123145346 gene encoding glycine-rich protein 1 gives MSRGAHREMPAAGGGAGAKIKATPRALFSCGIFSTCTHPALSPTATPNNNAAAGNGGVKGSGGGGGSATPGGDASPALVEAAAASAVPSPVQWHRQKQVVHGGNANGSNGAGPSSSSSSSSSSASQSFTQWRLPVHHPPHAASSASAAGAGAASHAVAGSTEKFAAGDVVAALRAVEREMEATETSKTVPPGVVAGVVAAVREPATARLAAKVLLVMLLEEGNREAAVEAGAASAAVEAVAASGPAGATAERALAALELLCTAAGGTAAVRREALAAPVLACAVEGMSGRGRECAIGVLAAIYGGEEAAGASPPPPEVVKGVVGAMQGECSARGRRKGAQLLRALQEGGRLGLAWDGVGGS, from the coding sequence ATGAGCCGCGGCGCGCACCGGGAGATgccggcagcgggcggcggcgcgggggcgaaGATCAAGGCCACGCCCCGGGCGCTCTTTTCGTGTGGCATCTTCAGCACCTGCACGCACCCGGCGCTCAGCCCCACGGCCACGCCCAACAACAATGCCGCGGCGGGGAATGGTGGGGTGAagggtagtggtggtggtggtgggtcgGCCACGCCCGGCGGCGACGCGTCGCCGGCGCTGGTGGAGGCGGCCGCGGCCTCGGCGGTGCCGTCGCCGGTGCAGTGGCATCGTCAGAAGCAGGTGGTCCACGGAGGTAATGCTAATGGCAGCAACGGCGCCGGGccgtcgtcgtcttcctcgtcctcctcgAGCTCCGCGTCGCAGAGCTTCACGCAGTGGCGGCTGCCGGTGCACCACCCGCCGCACGCGGCCTCGTCGGCGTCCGCGGCGGGGGCAGGAGCGGCCAGCCACGCGGTGGCGGGCAGCACGGAGAAGTTCGCGGCGGGGGATGTGGTGGCAGCGCTGCGTGCGGTGGAGCGGGAGATGGAGGCCACAGAAACTTCCAAGACGGTGCCgcctggcgttgttgccggggtgGTGGCCGCGGTGCGGGAGCCGGCGACGGCGAGGCTGGCGGCGAAGGTGCTGCTGGTGATGCTCCTGGAGGAGGGGAACCGGGAGGCTGCTGTGGAGGCGGGCGCGGCGTCTgcagcggtggaggcggtggcggcgtcGGGCCCCGCGGGCGCCACGGCAGAGCGCGCGCTGGCGGCGCTGGAGCTGCTCTGCACGGCGGCCGGCGGCACCGCAGCCGTGCGGAGGGAGGCCCTGGCGGCGCCGGTCCTTGCTTGCGCCGTGGAGGGCATGTCCGGGCGCGGGCGCGAGTGCGCCATCGGCGTGCTGGCGGCCATctacggcggcgaggaggcggccggcgcgtccccgccgccaccggaggtGGTCAAGGGGGTGGTGGGGGCGATGCAGGGCGAGTGCAGCGCGCGCGGGCGGCGCAAGGGCGCGCAGCTCCTCCGCGCGCTCCAGGAGGGCGGCCGCCTCGGGCTCGCCTGGGACGGCGTCGGCGGCTCCTGA